A stretch of the Desulfobacter sp. genome encodes the following:
- the secA gene encoding preprotein translocase subunit SecA gives MVFKFFTKVFGSNNDRILKKLQPVIDQINGLESETQALSDTQMAQKTEIFKQRLAKGETLDDILPEAFALVREASVRILEMRHFDVQLVGGIALHNGTIAEMKTGEGKTLMSTLPAYLNALSGKGVHIVTVNDYLAKRDADWMAKIYNFLGLSVGVILHDMTDQERKEAYGSDITYGTNNEFGFDYLRDNMKFEQENLAQGHLNFAIVDEVDSILIDEARTPLIISGPGEKSTHFYTQVNTIIPAFKNETDYTLDEEAKSVSLTEEGIAKGESLLKVDNLYDPVNIEILHHLNQALKAHTLFKRDTDYIVKNDQVVIVDEFTGRLMTGRRYSEGLHQALEAKESVKIENENQTLASITFQNFFRMYDKLSGMTGTAETEAPEFKKIYDLDVLVIPTHRPMVRIDNADLIYKTQKEKYDAAIKEIIHLHQTGQPVLVGTISIDVSEDLSKQLKKKKVPHNVLNAKHHKAEAKIVANAGQKGAVTISTNMAGRGTDIKLGEGVKELGGLHILGTSRHESRRIDNQLRGRSGRQGDPGSSRFYLSLEDDLLRIFGGERIHAVMDRLGIEEGEHIEHRFISKAIENAQSKVEGHNFEIRKHLLEYDDVMNQQREVIYRQRRQALEQGDLKQAVLDMMEDLAYDLVDSFAPEKTPIKDWDLKGLDTAIKKSFNMALDLDAPVEKNLSKDEMADTLFKAATGNYQAKESLIGTEQMRQLERFIILQTVDTRWKEHLLSMDHLKEGIGLRGYAQQDPLRIYRKEGFEMFQSLMDRIKEEVVDILFKIQLASPDQVDEMKKEEQQDLTFSHSDEPSMKQPVKRSSQKIQRNDPCPCGSGKKYKKCCMK, from the coding sequence ATGGTATTCAAATTTTTCACAAAAGTATTTGGGTCGAACAATGACCGGATCCTTAAGAAATTACAACCTGTTATTGATCAAATCAACGGACTTGAATCTGAAACCCAGGCCTTGTCCGATACCCAGATGGCCCAAAAGACCGAAATCTTTAAACAACGACTGGCCAAGGGGGAAACCCTGGATGATATTTTACCTGAGGCCTTTGCCCTGGTCAGGGAAGCCTCTGTCAGAATCCTTGAAATGAGGCATTTTGACGTGCAGCTGGTCGGCGGGATCGCCCTTCACAACGGCACCATTGCAGAGATGAAAACCGGTGAGGGAAAAACCCTTATGTCCACCCTGCCCGCTTACTTAAACGCCTTGAGCGGCAAAGGGGTCCACATTGTCACGGTCAATGATTACCTGGCCAAAAGGGATGCGGACTGGATGGCCAAAATTTATAATTTTTTAGGACTTTCCGTGGGGGTCATCCTCCACGACATGACCGACCAGGAGCGAAAAGAGGCCTACGGGTCAGACATCACTTATGGCACCAACAATGAGTTCGGGTTTGACTATCTTCGCGACAATATGAAATTCGAACAGGAAAACCTGGCCCAGGGCCACCTCAACTTTGCCATTGTGGATGAGGTGGACTCCATCCTCATTGACGAGGCCAGAACCCCGCTCATTATTTCAGGTCCCGGAGAAAAATCCACCCATTTTTACACCCAGGTCAATACCATTATCCCTGCCTTTAAAAACGAGACTGATTACACCCTGGACGAAGAGGCCAAATCCGTTTCCCTGACAGAAGAAGGGATTGCCAAAGGGGAAAGCCTGCTCAAGGTGGACAACCTTTATGATCCGGTCAATATTGAAATTCTTCATCACTTGAATCAGGCCCTAAAGGCCCACACCCTGTTCAAGCGGGATACCGACTATATTGTCAAAAATGACCAGGTGGTGATCGTAGATGAATTCACAGGACGGCTTATGACCGGCCGCCGCTACAGTGAAGGACTTCACCAGGCCCTGGAAGCCAAGGAAAGCGTAAAAATCGAAAATGAAAACCAGACCCTGGCCTCCATCACCTTTCAGAACTTTTTCAGGATGTATGACAAGCTTTCCGGTATGACCGGTACGGCCGAGACCGAGGCGCCTGAGTTTAAAAAAATCTATGACCTTGATGTATTGGTCATTCCCACCCACCGGCCCATGGTCAGAATCGACAATGCCGATCTGATTTATAAAACCCAGAAAGAAAAATATGATGCTGCCATCAAAGAGATTATCCATCTTCATCAAACAGGTCAGCCGGTTCTGGTGGGGACCATATCCATTGATGTGTCCGAAGATTTGAGCAAACAACTCAAGAAAAAGAAAGTGCCCCACAATGTGCTCAATGCCAAGCACCATAAGGCGGAGGCCAAAATTGTGGCCAATGCAGGCCAAAAAGGGGCCGTGACCATCTCCACCAACATGGCGGGCCGGGGTACGGATATCAAGCTCGGAGAAGGGGTCAAAGAGTTGGGCGGCCTTCATATCCTGGGCACCTCACGCCATGAATCCAGGCGGATTGACAACCAGTTGCGGGGACGGTCCGGCCGCCAGGGCGATCCGGGCAGTTCCAGGTTTTACCTTTCCCTTGAAGACGATCTGCTCAGGATATTCGGCGGGGAAAGGATTCATGCGGTCATGGACCGTCTGGGCATTGAAGAAGGCGAACATATTGAACATCGCTTTATTTCCAAGGCCATTGAAAATGCCCAGTCCAAGGTAGAAGGCCACAACTTTGAAATCAGAAAGCATCTTCTGGAATATGACGATGTCATGAACCAGCAGCGCGAAGTGATCTATCGCCAAAGGCGCCAGGCCCTTGAACAGGGGGATCTCAAACAGGCCGTTCTGGATATGATGGAAGATCTTGCCTATGACCTGGTTGACAGCTTTGCACCGGAAAAAACCCCCATCAAGGACTGGGATCTCAAAGGGCTGGATACGGCCATTAAAAAGTCGTTTAACATGGCCCTGGATCTGGATGCGCCTGTGGAAAAAAATCTATCAAAGGATGAAATGGCCGACACCTTGTTCAAGGCCGCAACCGGCAATTACCAGGCCAAGGAAAGTCTCATCGGCACAGAACAGATGCGCCAGCTTGAACGGTTCATCATTCTCCAGACCGTTGATACAAGGTGGAAAGAGCATTTATTGTCCATGGATCACCTTAAAGAGGGAATCGGCCTGAGGGGCTATGCACAACAGGATCCCTTGCGGATTTACAGAAAAGAAGGGTTTGAAATGTTCCAGTCCCTGATGGACCGGATCAAAGAAGAGGTGGTGGATATTCTCTTTAAAATCCAGCTGGCATCCCCTGACCAGGTGGATGAGATGAAAAAGGAAGAACAACAGGATTTGACCTTTTCCCATTCTGACGAGCCCAGCATGAAACAGCCGGTAAAACGCTCATCCCAGAAGATACAGAGGAATGATCCCTGCCCCTGCGGGAGCGGTAAAAAATACAAAAAATGTTGTATGAAATAG
- a CDS encoding IS256 family transposase, which yields MTEENTEFDFQKALKGIQEGKPFTGKGGVLTSLIKNLAEAALEGELESHLGQEVSANRRNGKSKKTIKSLDGKFELETPRDRAGTFSPQIVKKHQTTLSDEIERKIIALYGLGMSYNDMASHLQEIYGLEISNATLSTITDKIIHTVKEWQARPLENVYPIVWLDAIHYKVRENGKVGSKAVYTILGVNIEGRKEVLGLYISENEGANFWLQVLTDLSNRGVKDILIACVDGLKGFPEAIETIFPDTEVQLCVVHQIRNSLKYVGSKNKKKFMADLKRVYKAVNKDLAEEELDILENKWNDKYPIVIKSWRNNWERLSHFFKYPEEIRRIIYTTNTIEAVHRQFRKLTKTKGSFPNQDSLLKLLYMGIQNASKKWTMPIQNWSLTISQLAIFFEGRLDKELGI from the coding sequence ATGACCGAAGAAAACACCGAATTTGATTTTCAAAAAGCCCTTAAAGGCATCCAGGAAGGTAAACCCTTCACAGGTAAGGGCGGCGTCCTTACATCATTAATCAAAAATCTTGCTGAAGCTGCTCTTGAAGGAGAGTTGGAGTCCCATCTCGGGCAGGAAGTTTCTGCCAACCGCCGTAATGGAAAAAGCAAAAAGACCATTAAATCCCTGGATGGTAAATTTGAGCTGGAAACCCCGCGTGACAGGGCCGGAACCTTCTCTCCACAGATCGTCAAAAAACATCAGACAACGCTCAGCGATGAAATTGAAAGAAAGATAATAGCCCTTTACGGCCTGGGCATGAGTTATAATGATATGGCTTCCCATTTACAGGAAATCTATGGACTTGAGATTTCAAATGCCACTCTGAGCACCATTACCGATAAAATCATCCATACCGTCAAAGAATGGCAGGCCAGGCCGTTGGAAAATGTGTACCCAATCGTATGGCTTGATGCCATACATTATAAAGTACGAGAAAACGGAAAGGTCGGCAGCAAGGCCGTTTACACAATTCTTGGGGTGAATATCGAGGGCCGCAAAGAGGTTCTTGGGCTGTACATATCCGAGAATGAGGGTGCGAACTTCTGGCTGCAGGTGTTAACAGACCTTTCAAACCGAGGGGTAAAAGATATCCTAATTGCCTGTGTTGATGGTCTAAAAGGTTTTCCCGAGGCCATTGAGACCATATTCCCGGACACAGAAGTTCAACTCTGCGTAGTCCACCAGATCCGAAATTCATTGAAATACGTTGGTTCCAAAAATAAAAAGAAATTTATGGCAGATCTAAAACGTGTTTATAAAGCGGTCAATAAGGATCTGGCCGAAGAAGAACTGGATATCTTGGAAAATAAATGGAATGACAAATACCCGATTGTGATAAAATCCTGGCGGAACAACTGGGAACGCCTCAGTCATTTCTTTAAATATCCAGAAGAGATTCGACGGATAATATACACCACAAATACCATTGAGGCTGTGCATCGACAGTTTCGAAAACTGACCAAAACAAAGGGATCATTCCCGAACCAGGACAGCCTGTTAAAGCTGCTTTACATGGGGATCCAGAACGCCAGTAAAAAATGGACAATGCCGATTCAAAATTGGTCACTGACAATTTCCCAGTTGGCAATTTTCTTTGAAGGCCGGCTGGATAAAGAGCTGGGAATTTGA
- the clpA gene encoding ATP-dependent Clp protease ATP-binding subunit ClpA, whose translation MISKELSTALGFAVREAKKRRHEYVCVEHVLYAILNHETGLETIEKCGGSPDQIKEELEHFFDEKLSKIDSKEEYVLQQTIGFQRMIQRAINHARSAEKPEVNLGDILASIFQEKDSHAAFYLEAEGITRLDVLKHISHEVDMEKKGAPDTDPGQQLFRQAEPKPKRQKKNDPLESFTANLLKRAQDQKIDPLIGRELETDRVMQVLCRRRKNNPILVGDPGVGKTAIAEGLALKINDKSVPDLLEDCELYSLDMGALLAGTKYRGDFEQRLKDVINALEKKENALLVIDEIHTVVGAGATTSGSMDASNILKPALSSGDIKCIGTTTYEEYKNHFEKDRAFSRRFEKIEVAEPSVDETYEILKGLRPYYEEHHGLKYPDKSIEAAAYLSDKYINDRFLPDKAIDVLDETGAFLRLKGEGKRKNVSPKDIENIVAKIAKVPVSNVTSADKSSLESLPDKLFRVIYGQDDAIHTLTTAIKRSRAGLAAPDRPIGSFLFMGPTGVGKTEVAKQLAENMGIEFIRFDMSEYMEKHAVSRLIGAPPGYVGFDQGGILTDSIRKHPHCVLLLDEIEKAHMDLYNILLQVMDYATLTDNNGKAADFRNVILIMTSNAGAREMSANSIGFGSQTADADSKGFKAVEKTFSPEFRNRLDGIVQFNHLSETVMKLIVDKNMRELKTMLKAKDISLTYSAAARTHLAQKGYDPKFGARPLARLIQSTIKDKLTDEILFGRLEKGGKLSIGLKNDELTFNFKSS comes from the coding sequence ATGATCAGCAAAGAACTCAGTACAGCTCTCGGTTTTGCCGTTCGGGAAGCAAAAAAAAGAAGGCATGAGTATGTATGTGTTGAACACGTTCTTTACGCCATCCTTAACCATGAAACAGGACTTGAAACCATTGAAAAATGTGGCGGAAGTCCGGATCAGATCAAAGAGGAGCTTGAACATTTCTTTGATGAAAAACTGAGCAAAATAGATTCAAAGGAAGAATATGTGCTTCAACAGACCATCGGCTTCCAGCGAATGATCCAACGGGCAATCAACCATGCCAGAAGTGCTGAAAAACCCGAGGTGAACCTGGGAGATATTCTGGCATCCATTTTCCAGGAAAAAGATTCACATGCCGCCTTTTATCTGGAAGCCGAAGGGATTACCCGGCTGGATGTACTCAAACATATCTCCCATGAGGTCGATATGGAAAAAAAAGGTGCCCCAGATACAGACCCTGGGCAACAGCTTTTCCGCCAGGCTGAACCCAAACCCAAGCGCCAGAAAAAAAATGATCCCTTGGAGTCTTTTACAGCCAACCTTTTAAAACGGGCCCAGGACCAAAAAATTGATCCTTTGATCGGCAGGGAACTTGAAACCGACCGGGTGATGCAGGTGCTGTGCCGCCGCAGAAAAAACAACCCGATTCTGGTGGGGGATCCCGGCGTGGGTAAAACGGCCATTGCCGAAGGCCTGGCCCTGAAAATCAATGATAAATCCGTGCCCGATCTTTTAGAAGATTGTGAGCTTTACTCCCTGGACATGGGGGCATTATTAGCCGGCACCAAATACCGGGGGGATTTTGAACAACGCCTCAAAGACGTGATCAATGCCCTTGAAAAAAAGGAAAATGCCCTGCTGGTCATTGATGAAATCCATACCGTGGTCGGTGCAGGCGCCACCACATCAGGTTCCATGGATGCCTCCAATATTCTAAAACCGGCCCTGTCCTCAGGTGATATCAAGTGCATCGGCACCACCACCTATGAAGAGTATAAAAACCATTTTGAAAAAGACCGGGCCTTTTCCCGGCGGTTTGAAAAAATAGAGGTGGCAGAACCCAGTGTGGATGAGACCTATGAGATTCTCAAAGGACTTCGTCCCTATTATGAAGAACACCATGGTTTAAAGTATCCGGACAAATCCATAGAAGCGGCTGCCTATCTGTCTGATAAATATATCAATGACCGTTTTCTGCCGGACAAGGCCATTGATGTTCTGGATGAAACCGGGGCTTTTTTAAGGCTCAAGGGTGAGGGCAAGCGCAAAAATGTCAGCCCCAAGGATATAGAAAATATTGTGGCTAAAATTGCCAAGGTCCCGGTATCCAACGTGACCTCGGCTGACAAGTCCAGCCTGGAAAGTCTGCCGGATAAATTATTCCGGGTGATTTACGGCCAGGATGACGCCATTCACACCCTGACCACAGCCATAAAACGCTCCAGGGCAGGCCTTGCTGCGCCTGACCGTCCCATTGGATCCTTTTTGTTCATGGGCCCCACAGGGGTGGGTAAAACCGAGGTGGCCAAACAGCTGGCCGAGAATATGGGTATTGAATTCATACGCTTTGACATGAGCGAATATATGGAAAAGCATGCCGTATCCCGCCTCATCGGCGCACCTCCCGGATATGTGGGGTTTGACCAGGGCGGTATTCTCACGGACAGCATTAGAAAACATCCCCATTGCGTGCTGTTGCTTGATGAAATTGAAAAGGCCCACATGGACCTTTACAATATTCTGCTCCAGGTCATGGACTATGCCACGCTCACGGACAATAACGGCAAAGCGGCTGATTTTAGAAATGTGATCCTCATCATGACCTCCAATGCCGGGGCCAGGGAGATGAGCGCCAATTCCATTGGATTCGGTTCCCAGACCGCAGATGCCGATTCCAAGGGGTTCAAAGCCGTTGAAAAAACCTTTAGCCCGGAATTTCGCAACCGTCTGGACGGAATTGTCCAGTTTAACCATCTGTCTGAAACCGTGATGAAACTCATTGTTGACAAGAATATGAGAGAGCTTAAAACCATGCTCAAAGCCAAGGATATCTCCTTGACCTATTCTGCCGCAGCCCGGACCCATTTGGCCCAAAAAGGGTATGATCCCAAATTTGGCGCCCGGCCCCTGGCACGGCTGATCCAGTCGACCATCAAAGACAAGCTCACCGATGAAATTTTGTTCGGCAGGCTGGAAAAAGGTGGCAAATTATCCATAGGCCTGAAAAATGATGAGTTGACCTTTAATTTTAAATCCAGCTGA
- a CDS encoding IS6 family transposase gives MKNENPFKWRHYEKEIILLNVRWYLRYQLSYRNLEEMMQERGLSVDHSTIYRWVQRYAPEMEKRSRKYLRQSNDSYRIDETYIKVRGKMKYLYRAVDSRGNTIDFLLRSRRNMESAKRFFKKMLRASNSSRPRGRSKFCVS, from the coding sequence ATGAAAAATGAAAACCCTTTCAAGTGGCGTCATTATGAAAAAGAAATCATCCTGTTGAATGTTCGCTGGTATCTGAGATATCAACTGAGTTACAGGAATCTGGAAGAGATGATGCAAGAACGGGGCTTGTCTGTGGATCACAGTACCATTTACCGATGGGTTCAGCGCTATGCTCCTGAAATGGAAAAGCGAAGCAGGAAGTATCTGCGGCAATCAAATGATTCTTACCGTATTGATGAAACATATATCAAGGTGCGGGGGAAAATGAAGTATCTTTACCGAGCGGTCGATTCCCGTGGAAATACCATCGATTTTCTTCTTCGCAGCAGACGTAATATGGAATCTGCCAAACGATTTTTTAAAAAGATGCTGCGAGCTTCCAATAGCTCCAGACCTCGAGGGCGTTCAAAATTCTGTGTCAGTTGA
- a CDS encoding prolipoprotein diacylglyceryl transferase yields the protein MTCWQTLPFRINPYLIEFNGFGIRYYSLMYLVAFIMVYLVIKFRLSRESFPYDISTIQEFFTWAAFGVILGGRLGYVLIYNFSFYVSRPWEIFLPFDFSNGIRFVGITGMSFHGGLLGVALVFVIFCKKKKINIWSFSDLICPVIPLGYTFGRLGNFLNGELYGRPTSLPWGMIFPQDPAQTLRHPSQLYEACFEGLCLFFILMAMRKTPWAKNKMAGFYLIGYGVIRFCIEFVRQPDAHLSPLPWGMTMGQILCSLMVIAGTSLISYPRSSTKKSP from the coding sequence ATGACCTGTTGGCAGACCCTACCCTTTCGGATCAACCCGTATCTTATCGAGTTCAACGGATTTGGAATCCGCTATTACAGCCTGATGTACCTTGTTGCCTTTATCATGGTTTACCTGGTCATTAAATTCAGGTTGAGCCGTGAATCTTTTCCCTATGATATCAGCACCATTCAGGAATTTTTTACCTGGGCTGCCTTTGGGGTCATTTTGGGGGGACGGCTCGGCTATGTACTGATTTACAATTTTTCTTTCTATGTTTCCCGGCCTTGGGAAATCTTTCTGCCCTTTGATTTTTCCAACGGCATACGGTTTGTCGGCATCACGGGCATGTCCTTTCACGGAGGACTCTTAGGTGTTGCCCTGGTTTTTGTCATCTTTTGCAAGAAAAAAAAGATCAATATATGGTCATTTTCAGATCTTATCTGCCCGGTGATTCCCCTTGGGTATACCTTTGGCCGGCTGGGCAATTTTCTAAACGGAGAATTGTACGGCAGGCCCACCTCCCTGCCCTGGGGCATGATCTTTCCCCAGGATCCCGCACAAACCCTGCGCCATCCCTCCCAGTTGTATGAAGCCTGTTTTGAAGGCCTTTGTTTGTTTTTTATTCTCATGGCCATGAGAAAGACGCCATGGGCCAAAAATAAAATGGCCGGCTTTTATCTCATCGGATATGGGGTCATCCGGTTTTGCATTGAATTTGTGCGCCAACCCGATGCCCACCTGAGCCCGCTGCCATGGGGCATGACCATGGGGCAAATTCTTTGCAGCCTCATGGTTATAGCAGGGACCAGTCTTATTTCATACCCCCGCTCCAGTACCAAGAAGAGCCCTTGA
- a CDS encoding M23 family metallopeptidase produces MKKRIKIWFHSGDSSDIREFSLLKPVALVLFFLFLGVVGGISFLGYDYYNLKKTAFDNGRLNRTIASQTGELNSQRKQVQTFAKEIEVLKGQVRDLTRLEDQVRLIADIQKTSDSSSLIGIGGIPENNLGHDIPLKARHNNLIREMHHQVTQVNMATTQKKLDFEDLIDKLEKKKNLLASTPSIKPVNGWITSRFGYRKSPFTGKRSFHSGLDISNRPGTKIIATANGKITYAAAKMYYGNLVVIDHGYGKMTKYAHLKKIMVKPGQKVKRGEVIATVGNTGQSTGPHLHYEVRINGAPVNPLKYILN; encoded by the coding sequence ATGAAAAAACGAATCAAAATTTGGTTTCATTCTGGAGACAGTTCAGATATCAGGGAATTTTCCTTGCTCAAGCCCGTGGCTCTGGTTTTGTTTTTCCTGTTTTTAGGTGTAGTTGGGGGGATCTCTTTTCTAGGATACGATTATTATAACCTGAAAAAAACCGCCTTTGACAATGGCCGGCTCAACCGGACCATTGCATCCCAGACCGGAGAGTTGAACAGCCAGAGAAAACAGGTCCAGACCTTTGCCAAGGAAATCGAAGTCCTTAAAGGGCAGGTTCGCGATCTGACCCGGCTTGAAGACCAGGTCAGGCTGATTGCAGATATCCAGAAAACCTCGGATTCTTCAAGCCTCATCGGCATCGGCGGCATTCCTGAAAATAATCTTGGCCATGATATTCCCCTTAAAGCCCGCCATAACAACCTGATCCGGGAAATGCACCACCAGGTGACCCAGGTCAACATGGCCACCACCCAGAAAAAACTTGATTTTGAAGATTTAATCGACAAACTGGAAAAAAAGAAAAATCTTTTGGCATCCACCCCGTCCATCAAACCGGTCAACGGATGGATCACTTCCAGGTTCGGCTATCGAAAATCCCCCTTTACAGGCAAACGCAGCTTCCATTCAGGACTTGATATTTCCAACCGGCCCGGCACCAAAATCATTGCCACGGCAAATGGAAAAATCACCTATGCTGCCGCTAAAATGTATTATGGCAACCTGGTTGTCATCGATCACGGCTACGGCAAAATGACCAAATATGCCCATTTAAAAAAAATCATGGTTAAACCGGGACAGAAGGTCAAACGCGGAGAGGTGATTGCCACCGTGGGAAACACAGGGCAGAGCACCGGTCCCCACCTTCATTACGAAGTCCGCATTAACGGGGCCCCGGTTAATCCCCTGAAATATATCCTCAATTAA
- a CDS encoding nitroreductase family protein: protein MFLDLIRARRSVRKFTSRPIDENTRAQILEAALRSPSSRGLNPWRFIAVDDPKLLDRLSRSKPHGASFLKNAPLGIVVCADTTISDVCVEDAAIASTFIHLAAADLGLGSCWRFCCKKYFQDKEIVQA, encoded by the coding sequence ATGTTTTTAGATTTGATCAGAGCGCGCAGAAGTGTACGCAAATTCACATCCCGCCCCATTGATGAGAATACAAGGGCGCAGATTCTCGAAGCGGCCTTAAGGTCCCCCTCTTCCCGGGGGTTGAATCCCTGGAGATTCATCGCTGTGGACGATCCCAAACTCCTGGACCGCCTTTCCAGGTCCAAGCCCCACGGCGCATCTTTTTTAAAAAATGCCCCTTTGGGCATCGTGGTCTGCGCCGACACGACCATTTCGGATGTCTGCGTTGAAGATGCCGCCATTGCCTCGACTTTCATCCACCTGGCAGCCGCCGACCTTGGACTTGGATCCTGCTGGAGGTTCTGTTGCAAAAAATATTTCCAGGACAAAGAGATCGTTCAGGCGTAA
- a CDS encoding FxsA family protein — translation MLLKLFLCFTLIPVVELYLLIKVGTVIGGLNTVLLVILTGFAGAWLARMEGLNTMLKVQQNLNQGLMPAEELIDALIILVAGLVLITPGLMTDTFGLMLLWPITRNKFKQFLRKKFDEMSAKGDINITRFH, via the coding sequence ATGCTGCTTAAACTTTTTTTATGCTTCACCCTTATCCCGGTTGTTGAACTTTACCTTCTGATCAAGGTCGGAACGGTCATCGGTGGACTCAATACCGTACTTCTGGTTATTCTCACCGGTTTTGCCGGGGCCTGGCTGGCCCGAATGGAAGGGCTGAACACCATGTTAAAAGTCCAGCAGAACCTGAATCAAGGCCTGATGCCGGCAGAAGAACTCATTGATGCCCTGATCATCCTGGTGGCCGGTCTTGTTTTGATTACCCCGGGCCTGATGACCGATACCTTCGGGCTCATGCTCTTATGGCCGATAACCCGAAACAAATTTAAACAATTTTTAAGAAAAAAATTTGACGAGATGAGCGCCAAAGGAGATATCAACATTACCCGGTTTCACTAG
- a CDS encoding ATP-dependent Clp protease adaptor ClpS, whose product MTSTDSRTKPGISSTTKEDRPPMYKVLLHNDDYTTMEFVVDILVGVFGKSLEKANQTMLNVHNKGKGICGIYPREIAETKVETVHNLASNKGFPLKSTMEKE is encoded by the coding sequence ATGACATCCACGGATTCGAGAACCAAGCCAGGGATTTCATCGACCACAAAAGAAGATCGCCCGCCCATGTATAAAGTTCTTCTTCACAATGACGATTATACAACCATGGAGTTTGTGGTGGATATTCTGGTCGGCGTATTCGGAAAATCACTTGAAAAAGCCAACCAAACAATGCTTAATGTACATAATAAGGGCAAAGGAATCTGCGGAATTTATCCTAGAGAGATTGCAGAAACCAAAGTTGAAACCGTTCATAACCTGGCCAGCAACAAAGGGTTTCCCTTAAAAAGTACAATGGAAAAGGAGTAA
- a CDS encoding DDE-type integrase/transposase/recombinase, translating to MSVDGNPAYPPAVKALKEKKLLNKDCILRQNKYLNNIIEQDHRFIKKLVRAGMGFKTFHSAWRTLKGYEIMNMIRKGQVKNIRKGEILKQKEFVENLFSYAA from the coding sequence CTGAGTGTTGACGGAAATCCTGCATATCCTCCGGCAGTAAAGGCTTTGAAAGAAAAAAAGCTTCTGAATAAGGACTGTATCCTAAGACAGAATAAATATCTGAACAATATTATTGAGCAAGACCACCGGTTTATCAAAAAGCTTGTCAGAGCTGGTATGGGGTTCAAGACATTTCATTCTGCCTGGCGGACGCTAAAAGGCTATGAAATTATGAACATGATCAGAAAAGGACAAGTTAAAAATATCAGGAAGGGAGAAATTTTAAAGCAGAAAGAATTCGTCGAAAATCTGTTTTCTTATGCTGCGTAA
- a CDS encoding leucyl/phenylalanyl-tRNA--protein transferase gives MPLFRLSEKIDFPPAWLARSDGLLCIGGDLSPQRLILAYENGIFPWFSDQEPILWWSPNPRLVLCPSGIRISRSLKKKIRKHPFTIRINTAFEQTILACSAPRGASQDGTWLVEEMIEAYINLHKMGMAHSIEAWQGQTLVGGLYGVSLGTAFFGESMFCRKPDASKMALVALARHLDRYHFNLIDCQVTTDHLVRMGAKEMSRDTFLDILNTCTQENVPQDVWEPGQYIDLAPEIT, from the coding sequence ATGCCCCTGTTCAGACTGTCCGAGAAAATTGATTTTCCCCCGGCCTGGCTTGCCAGATCTGACGGTCTGCTCTGCATCGGAGGAGACTTAAGCCCCCAACGGCTGATCCTGGCCTATGAAAACGGGATTTTTCCCTGGTTTTCAGACCAGGAGCCCATTCTCTGGTGGTCGCCGAATCCCAGGCTGGTGCTGTGTCCATCCGGAATTCGGATTTCCCGGAGCCTTAAAAAAAAAATACGCAAGCACCCTTTTACCATCCGTATCAACACGGCATTTGAACAGACCATTTTGGCCTGTTCTGCGCCAAGGGGAGCCAGCCAAGACGGCACCTGGCTGGTGGAAGAAATGATAGAGGCCTATATCAACCTCCATAAAATGGGAATGGCCCATTCAATAGAGGCCTGGCAGGGCCAAACCCTGGTCGGCGGCCTTTACGGGGTGAGTTTGGGCACAGCCTTTTTCGGAGAATCCATGTTCTGCCGGAAACCCGATGCCTCAAAAATGGCCCTGGTGGCTCTTGCCCGCCACCTGGACCGTTACCACTTTAATCTCATTGACTGCCAGGTGACCACAGATCATCTAGTGCGCATGGGGGCAAAAGAAATGTCAAGGGATACTTTCCTTGACATTCTCAACACCTGTACTCAAGAAAACGTTCCCCAAGACGTCTGGGAACCCGGCCAATATATTGATCTTGCCCCCGAAATAACATAA